In the genome of Edaphobacter dinghuensis, the window CGCCGGTCATCGACCTCGCGCCCTCTTCGGCGGCTCTTCACCTCTGGCAAAATCGCGTCTACGAAAAGAAGTTCGTACGCGCCATGCTGCGCCGCTTTCGCCGCAAGGCGTCGCTCTTCCCTCGCGCATTCGATCCCAATCGCGCCACCGGCGTTAGCTCACTTCGCGACTTTGACGAACACATCATCTCTCTCTACGCCGGTTTCGCCAACGCCGACGACTATTACCATCGCGTAGCCGCCGCTCGCGTCATCGATCAAATCACCGTACCCACGCTCATCCTCAACTCTCTCGATGATCCCTTCATTCGGATCGCGCCCGATACCCGCGACAAGATTGTGGCGAATCCGAACATCACCTTCCTCGAGACAGCTCAGGGTGGCCACTGCGCCTTCCTCGCCCAGCCCGATCCAACCACCGGCTACGATGGCTACTGGGCAGAGCACACGCTGCTGCGCTTCATCCTTGCCAACGCATAACCATTCTCTGCCAGCCTAAGACTCCCGCTAAGATAGTTATTGATGCTCGCCGAATGGTCCGTAGAAGCCTCCGCAGACGATCCCGTCCTCGTCATTCCCTGGTCTGACCCCTCAGACCCCACCGGCGACCGTCGTTTCATCGACTTGCGCGAAAATCCCTACGACCTCGACCATATCCCCGAAGCCGAGTTGTATCCCCCACTCATGCACGCTCTTCGCTCCCTCAACGCTCTTCGTTCTCCAGTATTCACGGCCAAATGCGATGCATGGCCGCTCCGCCCAAAGCAGGACGCAGACGAGCTTGAGACCCTTCGCCTCAACCTCGACATCTTCGAGGACGCGGCCAACGACGCCTCCCACGGCTTCGTCAGCTATATCGACATCCTATGGCGCGAGCGCTCCATCTTCACCTCGTTTCACCAGCACGAGCAGCTTCTGCACCGCCTCACCCGACACGCAGCACCGCTCAGCCACCCCTATGCCATGCTCGACTGCGTTCTGCGCCCCGCACTCGTCGACCTCACCGGCCCGCAGGAAGGTTTCGCCCTCAGCCTCTACATCAAGTCGCTTGGCCACGATCCGCAATCCGCCGAAGAGAACTGGGCCAGCGCGCTCGATGCGGTCGTGGGCCTGGTCCGTAGCAAAGATCTCTCCTTCGCCTAAGTTTTTTCCTGTTGATCGTCCTACCCGCTACAATCGAATCAGGATGCATCGGGGCGAGTAGCTCAATGGATAGAGCATCAGCCTTCTAAGCTGACGGTTGCAGGTTCGAGCCCTGCCTCGCTCACCACCCTCCATGTTCGTCCTTGTGCCGGCCCAATGCCGACAAAATGTGATGGGCCGCGGAAGTTGGAAGTTCCGCGGCCCATCACATTTTGTCTTTGTAAAAAACACAGAAACACGTCATCTCGACCGAAGCGTAGCGAAGTGGAGAGACCCCTGTATTTATCTTTGGCTGGCCGAAAAAAGCTCCAGCATCTCAACTACTTCTTAGCAGCAACCTCTGCCTGCCCCTTCGTCTTGTTATCGATAAAGGCCTGCTGCGCTTCGATCACCTTGTCGCGTGCAAACGAAGCATCGCGCCAGCCCTTCACCTCGACACGCTTGCCTTCAAGATCTTTGTAGATGGCAAAGAAGTGCGTGATCTCCTTGAGCATGTGCGGGTAGATCTCCGAGTAGTTCCACACGTCCTGATAACGCGGATTATTCTTACCCACGCAAAGGACCTTCTCGTCGGCCACCCCCTGGTCGAGCATCTCCAGCACCCCAATGGGGCGGACCTCCTGGATACAGCCGGAAAAGCTGGGCGTATCGACGAGCACCAGAACGTCCAGCGGATCGCCATCGGCCGCAAGCGTGCTCGGAATAAAACCGTAATCACCAGGATAGTGAACGGGGGAGTAGAGGTTGCGATCCAGCCGGAAGACGTGCAGCTTTTTGTCGTACTCGTATTTGTTGATGCCTTCGAAGGGGATCTCGATGACGGCGTTGATTACCTCGGGGGCTTTTTCTCCGATGGGTAGCTCAAGATAGTTCGGCATAAAGTCTGGGATCTCTTCTCATGTGCGAAATTTTGCAGCGTCTAACGTGCGATAGCTGCCAAGGAAACGGTTTCCTCTCTGTTTTAGGAAGGAAAGCGTCACCTTGTCTATAATCAAGCAGAATGAAGGCTCATGTCTATGTCACGCTGAAACGAACGGTGCTGGATGCCCAGGGGCAGACAGTCGCGGATGCACTGCGGCGAATGGAATATCGCGGCATTGCCGACGTGCGGCAGGGTAAGTATTTCCTGCTGACCTTGGAAGATGGATTGGACCAGAACGCGGCGAAGGCCGAGGTAGAACGGATCGCTCGCGAGGTGCTCACCAATCCGGTAATCGAAGAGTTTACCTTCCGGCTGGAACCCTAAACACTGCGTTCTCACAGTTTTCGGTCAAAATTAATCGCCGTCGCTGGAAGCGGCAAGCGGCTGGTGCTAGGCTCAAGAGCGTAGCAATGGAGAACCCTTTGAGTCCCGCGTCGAGTCCTGCGTCCCTGGAATCCGCCACAGCGCTTCAGTCTACCGGAAGCAGATTTGTCCGTGCCTGCCTTCGCCAGCCCGTAGACCGCACCCCCATCTGGCTTCTGCGTCAGGCAGGGCGATACATGCCCGAATACATGGCCGTCCGCAAGCACCACTCGCTGCTCGATATCTGCCGAACCCCTGAGATTGCCTCTGAGGTGACTATCACCGCCGCTGAACGGCTCGGCGTGGATGCGGCAATTATCTTTGCCGATCTCCTGCTGCCGTTTACGCCGATGGGACTCGACTTCGAGTTTCTCGCCGGCGAAGGCCCAGTGGTACATGTGCCTGTGCGCACAGTCGAGCAGGTACGTGCTCTCCGCACCGATCGCATCGACGAACTAAGCTACGTAGCGCAAGCCATTGAAAAGGTTGCCGCTCACTTCTCCGCACCGCGAGCGGATGGCGACCAGCTTGGCATCATCGGATTCTGCGGCGCGCCCTTCACTCTCGCAAGCTACATGATCGAAGGCGGATCGTCGCGAAACTACATCGAGACCAAAAAATTGATGTACAGCGATAACGTCGCATGGCCCATGTTGATGGAAAAGCTGGTAACGGTGCTGGTCGGTTTTGCGCAGCAACAAATAGAAGCCGGAGCCGACGTCATCCAGATCTTCGATAGCTGGGTTGGCGCACTGAGCGTAACCGATTATCGGCGCTACTGTCTCCCCGCCGCTACAGAACTTGTTCGGCGAATCCAGTCTCTCGGCGTTCCCGTCATCTACTTCGGCGTAGACACAGCTTCTCTGCTGCCGTCCATGGCCGAGACCGGAGCCGACGTCATCGGGCTCGACTGGCGCATTCCGCTCGACCAGGGCTGGAAGGCCGTTGGCAACAGCCATGGTGTGCAGGGAAACCTAGATCCCATCACTCTGTTTGCTCCTAAAGATGTACTGAAAGATCGCGTCCGCGAGGTGTTGGCCGCAGCAGCCGGACGTCCCGGTCATATCTTCAACCTCGGCCACGGCATCGTCCCCGGAACCCCCGTCGAAAATGTCATCAAAGTCGTCGAGTGGGTAAAGGAGTACGGCGCGCTATGAGCGGAGAGGCAGGGCGCAGCGCCGTTCTGCTGCTCGCGCACGGCACTCCCGACGTGCTCGGCGAGATGGCCGCCTATCTCAGCAAGGTGACCGGTGGCAGACCGCTCCCGCAGGAAGTTGTCGAAGAGCTGCAGCATCGTTATCGCCAGATTGGTCTGGGCGAAACGCCGGGAGCCGAAGCCCCTCCACTGACAAAATGGACGCTCATTCAAGCGCATCTGCTGGAGCGTTCCCTCGATCGCAATGGCGATTCCAATACTCGAGTTTACGTCGGAATGCGGAATTGGCATCCCTATATCGCCGATGCGATCGCGCAGATGCGGCTCGATGGAGTCACCCACATCAAGGCGATCTGCCTCGCTCCACAGAACTCCCGCACCAGCGTCGGCCTCTATCGAAAAGCAGTTCTGGCCGCCGCCGATGGTCTCGAGGTAGATTTCGTCGCTGGCTGGGCCGAACATCCGCTTCTCGCACAGGCATTTGCAGAACGCCTGTGGCCGGTATGGGCGCTGGCCTGCGCGCAATCGAAACGCCGCGTCCCCGTCCTGTTTACAGCGCACAGTGTTCCCTGCCGAACTGTAATGACTAAGGAAGCCTCGGATAATGGAGCCTCTCAGCAAGAGCCGCCGGATACCTACGCAGTCGAGGCAAAACGCACCGCCGAGCTCGTAGCGCAACACATGGCCCCTGTGGGATTCGGAGAGAAAGACTGGTACTTCGCCTTTCAGAGCCAGGGCGTAAGTGGCGGGCCATGGATCGGGCCAACCGTAGAAGAGACGCTCAAGTCCATCAAGGACGAGGGGCATGTCGGAGTCGTCATGCAACCGATAGGCTTCCTCTGCGACCACGTCGAAATTCTGTACGACATCGACATCGCCTTCACAGAGAAGGCACGCGAGCTTGGCCTGAAGCTGTGGCGGGCCGAGAGCCTGAACGACTCCGATGTTCTGATCAACGCCCTAACCCAGATCGCAACAGGTCAATATAAAGCCGTGGTCGATGAGGCGATCGTTCCAGCGCAGGTTTAAGCATTGCTTCAACCAAATCACGTCATCTCGACCGAAGCCGAAGGGCAAAGTGGAGAGCCCCCTGTATTTCGCTTTTCGCCCACCCACAAAAATTCTCGATGAAAATGCTCTAGGCTAATAAAAGTCAGAGCATTTGGGAGAGAGTGGATGAAGCGGATAGCAATCATCGGTGGCGGCATAGCAGGATTAACAGCAGCCTACGAGCTATCGTGTCTGGCAAGCAAAGGAGCCGCGGTAGAAGCCGTGCTCTTCGAAGCCTCTCCCCGACTTGGCGGCATTGTTGAGACAGTGCGCGAAGGCGGCTTTGTCATCGAATGCGGCCCCGACGCCTGGGTGACGGAAAAGCCGTGGGCTCGCGAGCTTGCAGAACAGCTTGGCTTGGGCGATGAGATCATCTCTTCCAACGATGCCACGCGCAAGACATACGTTCTGATGGACGGCCTCCTTCAGGCGATGCCGGATGGAATGCGGATGATGGTTCCCGCCAACCTCCACGCCCTTGACCAGTCGGAGTTATTCAGCCCAGAGGCCAAACAAGATTTTCACGCCGAAATCAGCCGAGCAACCGAACTCAAGGCCAGCGCGCCGCAGCACGATGAGAGCGTCGCAGCGTTTGTCCGGCGGCACTTCGGCGACGAAGTGCTCGACACCATCGGCGCTCCGCTGCTACGCGGTGTCTTCGGCGGAGACGTAACGCAATTGAGCGTGCGCGCCGTCATGGCTCCTTTCGTTGCCATGGAGCGCGAACACGGCAGTCTGATCGCAGCTATGCAGGCCAACAGCACCGCCAGCAAAAGCCGACAGGCTGCGATATTCACCACACTGCAAAGTGGATTGGGAACGCTTGTAGACAGAATGGTCGCAACGATTCCCAAAGACTGGCTCCGCCTGGGAACAACCATCCGCGCGCTCTCACACGAGCACGATGGCTGGAAGGTAGAGACGTCTTCAACTCAGGAGCACTTCGATGTCATCCTCATGGCTGCGCCCGTTCACATCGCGCGAGAGCTGATGCAATCAATCGACACGCGCGCCGCGCAGCTCATAGCGATGGACGCAAGCTCCGCCGTGGTTGTCGCCTTCGGGTTCCCCGATGCAACTGGCTTCTCCACTCCTCCCGGCTTTGGCTTTCTCGTCCCCGAAGGGTCAGGAAGCCGCCTGCTGGCCTGCACCTTTGTCGACCAGAAGTTCGCTAACCGCGTACCACCAAATGGAAAGCTGATACGCGCCTTCTTTGGCGCCGACGCCGCAGAACGGTTGATCCGCTGCGGCAACGACGAGGTATCCTCCGTGGCACGGCTCGAACTTGCACACATCCTCGGCCCCTTACCCGAGCCTCAGGTAACCGTAGTACGACGCTGGCCCAAGAGCCTTCCCCAATATGCCGTCGGTCATCTTGAACGGATGAAAGAACTCGACGAGCACATACGAAATCTCAACGGACTATATCTCTTGGGAAACGGATATCGCGGCGTCGGTTTACCCGACCTGATACGAGATGCACGTGCCGCAGCGCAGCAACTCGTATAAATCTTGCAGCAAAGCACGATGGAGGCAACCCATGAGCATAGCAACGACCCACGGAGACAGCGGACAGACAGGACTAGCCGGCGGTGTACGCGTCTCAAAGGCAGACCTGCGCGTCGAAGCATACGGCTCGGTCGATGAGTTGAATGCGACGCTCGGCTTTGCCCGCAGTATCTGCCATCACAAAGAGATCTGCACCTGGACCGAAGAGATTCAACGCACGCTCTTCCGTGTCGGCGGCGCTCTGGCCACTCCTCCAGAAAATCAGAAAAATGCTCCTGTCATCTCGCTCGAGGATGTCGACGCTCTCACCAACCTCGTCCACCAGATCGAAGCGACCGAAGGCATTCTCTCCGACTGGTCTTTGCCCGGAGCGCACACTGAGTCCGCCGCCTACGAGATCGCTCGCACGGTCTGCCGCCGCGCCGAACGCAACGCCGTTCGCCTCGCAGAAAATGGGGTCGAGGTAAATCCCACGATCATTGCTTACCTCAACCGGCTCTCCGATCTCATCTGGCTCTTCGGCAGACTGATCGAGCTGACCGCGGGCATCGACGCTCGCCTTCGCACCGACGATACCGCCGGGCCAAAGTGGTCTCGCGCCTGGAAGTAAAAGCAAAGGCCCATCCACAATGGATGGGCCTTTGGAATTAATACGTCAGTTGAGTTCAGGTTAGAACGACAACTTCATCGCAAGCTGCAGGCGGCGAGATGCATTGCCGCCGTTGCGTGCGCCTGTGATCGAGCTGAAGTTGCTGCCAGTGAAGTTAAGGCTGCCCGGCTGCCCGAACGGTGTCGTGTTCGTCAGGTTGAAGGCCTCCGCACGGAATTGCAGTCCAACTCTCTCCGTAAAGGCGAAGTTCTTCAACAACGAGGCATCGAGGTTCTTGTAATTAGGTCCACGAGCCTGCTGCGGGCCTCCGCCCAGAGGAGAGTAATCCGCTTGTCCAATCGCCGTGACTGAAGGCGGTTGAGCAAACGCCGCTGGATTCAGCCACTGCCTGAAGTTATGCGGCCCGGCATAGATGTTCGTTCCCTTGACAACGTTGGCAAAGCAGCCAAACTCAGAGGTCGCCGTGGGGCACGTTACGGTAAATGGCTGGCCCGTCTGGTAGGTATAGATCATGTTGACGACCCATCCGCCAATCGCCAGGTCGGTTGCCTTGTTGGAGTTGCCCAGGAATGCACGGCCATGACCGAAGGGCAGTTTGTACGACCCGGAGGCATGAACCACATTGGTGGCATCGGTATCGCAGAGACCGTAGTCTCCCT includes:
- a CDS encoding inorganic diphosphatase translates to MPNYLELPIGEKAPEVINAVIEIPFEGINKYEYDKKLHVFRLDRNLYSPVHYPGDYGFIPSTLAADGDPLDVLVLVDTPSFSGCIQEVRPIGVLEMLDQGVADEKVLCVGKNNPRYQDVWNYSEIYPHMLKEITHFFAIYKDLEGKRVEVKGWRDASFARDKVIEAQQAFIDNKTKGQAEVAAKK
- the hemG gene encoding protoporphyrinogen oxidase, yielding MKRIAIIGGGIAGLTAAYELSCLASKGAAVEAVLFEASPRLGGIVETVREGGFVIECGPDAWVTEKPWARELAEQLGLGDEIISSNDATRKTYVLMDGLLQAMPDGMRMMVPANLHALDQSELFSPEAKQDFHAEISRATELKASAPQHDESVAAFVRRHFGDEVLDTIGAPLLRGVFGGDVTQLSVRAVMAPFVAMEREHGSLIAAMQANSTASKSRQAAIFTTLQSGLGTLVDRMVATIPKDWLRLGTTIRALSHEHDGWKVETSSTQEHFDVILMAAPVHIARELMQSIDTRAAQLIAMDASSAVVVAFGFPDATGFSTPPGFGFLVPEGSGSRLLACTFVDQKFANRVPPNGKLIRAFFGADAAERLIRCGNDEVSSVARLELAHILGPLPEPQVTVVRRWPKSLPQYAVGHLERMKELDEHIRNLNGLYLLGNGYRGVGLPDLIRDARAAAQQLV
- the purS gene encoding phosphoribosylformylglycinamidine synthase subunit PurS, whose product is MKAHVYVTLKRTVLDAQGQTVADALRRMEYRGIADVRQGKYFLLTLEDGLDQNAAKAEVERIAREVLTNPVIEEFTFRLEP
- the hemE gene encoding uroporphyrinogen decarboxylase; this translates as MENPLSPASSPASLESATALQSTGSRFVRACLRQPVDRTPIWLLRQAGRYMPEYMAVRKHHSLLDICRTPEIASEVTITAAERLGVDAAIIFADLLLPFTPMGLDFEFLAGEGPVVHVPVRTVEQVRALRTDRIDELSYVAQAIEKVAAHFSAPRADGDQLGIIGFCGAPFTLASYMIEGGSSRNYIETKKLMYSDNVAWPMLMEKLVTVLVGFAQQQIEAGADVIQIFDSWVGALSVTDYRRYCLPAATELVRRIQSLGVPVIYFGVDTASLLPSMAETGADVIGLDWRIPLDQGWKAVGNSHGVQGNLDPITLFAPKDVLKDRVREVLAAAAGRPGHIFNLGHGIVPGTPVENVIKVVEWVKEYGAL
- a CDS encoding cob(I)yrinic acid a,c-diamide adenosyltransferase, yielding MSIATTHGDSGQTGLAGGVRVSKADLRVEAYGSVDELNATLGFARSICHHKEICTWTEEIQRTLFRVGGALATPPENQKNAPVISLEDVDALTNLVHQIEATEGILSDWSLPGAHTESAAYEIARTVCRRAERNAVRLAENGVEVNPTIIAYLNRLSDLIWLFGRLIELTAGIDARLRTDDTAGPKWSRAWK
- the hemH gene encoding ferrochelatase, which translates into the protein MSGEAGRSAVLLLAHGTPDVLGEMAAYLSKVTGGRPLPQEVVEELQHRYRQIGLGETPGAEAPPLTKWTLIQAHLLERSLDRNGDSNTRVYVGMRNWHPYIADAIAQMRLDGVTHIKAICLAPQNSRTSVGLYRKAVLAAADGLEVDFVAGWAEHPLLAQAFAERLWPVWALACAQSKRRVPVLFTAHSVPCRTVMTKEASDNGASQQEPPDTYAVEAKRTAELVAQHMAPVGFGEKDWYFAFQSQGVSGGPWIGPTVEETLKSIKDEGHVGVVMQPIGFLCDHVEILYDIDIAFTEKARELGLKLWRAESLNDSDVLINALTQIATGQYKAVVDEAIVPAQV